In a single window of the Anaerocolumna cellulosilytica genome:
- the prmC gene encoding peptide chain release factor N(5)-glutamine methyltransferase — translation MTLDIALKQGISLLKKHNIEDSELNGWYLMEYCFHITRVEYLLNSRQPISDDEYAAYLKLIQKRARHIPLQHITGVQEFMGLSFQVNEAVLIPRQDTEVLVEEVLKVSKGKSILDLCTGSGCIIISLDKLGGIKSGVGVDISEEALAVARQNGEDLNSGVTFLQSDLYHDIHDTFDIIVSNPPYIPTREIESLMEEVRVYDPMLALDGKADGLYFYRKIAQRLKEFLNPGGFVFFEIGHDQGETVSEILKETGIIDIKVSKDLAGLDRIVSGRYKIDEEPFT, via the coding sequence ATGACATTGGATATAGCCTTAAAGCAAGGTATCTCATTGCTTAAAAAACATAATATTGAAGATTCGGAACTGAATGGGTGGTATCTAATGGAATATTGTTTTCATATAACCCGTGTAGAGTATCTGTTAAATTCCAGGCAGCCAATTAGTGATGATGAGTATGCAGCATATCTCAAACTGATACAAAAGCGTGCCAGACATATTCCTTTACAGCACATAACCGGTGTGCAGGAATTTATGGGTCTCTCTTTTCAGGTTAATGAAGCAGTCCTTATCCCCAGACAAGATACTGAAGTACTGGTTGAAGAAGTTTTAAAGGTATCAAAAGGAAAGTCCATATTAGATTTATGTACTGGTTCAGGTTGTATTATTATAAGTCTGGATAAACTTGGTGGTATCAAAAGCGGGGTTGGTGTAGATATTTCTGAGGAAGCTTTAGCAGTGGCAAGGCAAAACGGTGAGGATCTAAATTCCGGAGTGACATTCCTGCAAAGTGACTTGTATCATGATATTCATGATACCTTTGATATAATAGTGTCAAATCCCCCTTATATTCCTACCAGGGAAATTGAGTCCTTAATGGAAGAAGTTAGAGTGTATGACCCTATGCTGGCACTAGATGGTAAAGCGGATGGTTTGTATTTTTATCGTAAGATTGCACAGCGATTAAAAGAATTTTTAAATCCCGGCGGTTTTGTCTTCTTTGAAATAGGCCATGACCAGGGAGAAACTGTTTCAGAAATCCTAAAAGAGACGGGTATTATTGATATTAAAGTTAGTAAAGATTTGGCGGGGCTTGACAGAATTGTATCCGGTAGATATAAAATAGATGAGGAACCTTTTACTTAG